A window of Corallococcus macrosporus DSM 14697 contains these coding sequences:
- a CDS encoding methanobactin export MATE transporter MbnM: protein MAWRVGRRAGVLAVLAGLGAGCGDKGGEAETYAWKLPAGFPTPKVPADNPMTEAKVQLGRRLFFDVRLSRNETQSCASCHDPARAFTEPLVTSQGSTGETHRRNSQGLANVAYATSLTWANPSLTTLEAQALVPLFGKEPVELGFGDREEELLARLRAVPALEAEFRSAFPEAVEPVSVATLTRALASFQRSLISGNSPYDRYVYGEEVEAMTRQQKRGMELFFSERLECDHCHSGFNFQDATVHEATFEPILPFHNTGLYNEDGQGTYPAKDPGLIELTGRPEDMGRFRAPSLRNVAVTAPYMHDGSLATLSDVLDHYAAGGHARLANGGEASPLQSGFVRGFTLTAQEKEDVLAFLESLTDTDFLTDPRFSDPFAAP from the coding sequence GGCGCGTGGGAAGACGAGCAGGCGTGCTGGCGGTGCTGGCCGGGCTGGGCGCGGGGTGCGGCGACAAGGGGGGCGAGGCGGAGACCTACGCGTGGAAGCTGCCCGCGGGGTTCCCCACGCCGAAGGTGCCCGCGGACAACCCGATGACGGAGGCGAAGGTGCAGTTGGGCCGGAGGCTCTTCTTCGACGTGCGCCTGTCCCGCAACGAGACGCAATCCTGCGCGTCCTGCCATGACCCGGCGCGAGCCTTCACCGAGCCGCTGGTGACGTCCCAGGGCAGCACGGGCGAGACGCACCGCCGCAACTCCCAGGGGCTGGCCAACGTCGCCTATGCCACGAGCCTCACCTGGGCGAACCCCTCGCTCACGACGCTGGAGGCGCAGGCGTTGGTGCCCCTGTTCGGCAAGGAGCCGGTGGAGCTGGGCTTCGGCGACAGGGAAGAGGAGTTGCTCGCGCGGCTTCGCGCGGTCCCTGCACTGGAGGCGGAGTTCCGGAGCGCGTTTCCGGAGGCCGTGGAGCCCGTGTCCGTGGCCACGCTGACGCGCGCGCTGGCGTCGTTCCAGCGCAGCCTCATCTCCGGCAACTCCCCGTACGACCGCTACGTGTATGGCGAGGAAGTGGAGGCGATGACGCGGCAGCAGAAGCGCGGCATGGAGTTGTTCTTCTCGGAGCGGCTGGAGTGCGACCACTGCCACTCTGGCTTCAACTTCCAGGACGCCACGGTGCACGAGGCGACGTTCGAGCCCATCCTGCCCTTCCACAACACGGGCCTCTACAACGAGGACGGCCAGGGCACGTACCCGGCCAAGGACCCGGGCCTCATCGAGCTGACGGGCCGCCCCGAGGACATGGGGCGCTTCCGCGCGCCGTCCCTGCGCAACGTGGCCGTCACCGCGCCGTACATGCATGACGGCAGCCTGGCCACGCTGTCGGACGTGCTGGACCACTACGCGGCGGGTGGGCACGCGCGGCTGGCGAATGGCGGCGAGGCCAGCCCGCTCCAGAGTGGCTTCGTGCGAGGCTTCACGCTGACCGCGCAGGAGAAGGAAGACGTCCTGGCGTTCCTCGAATCGCTCACCGACACGGACTTCCTGACGGACCCGCGCTTCTCGGACCCGTTCGCCGCGCCGTGA
- a CDS encoding chloride channel protein gives MAGRREPLDEEQRALHDSWDTVLRTVGRVILSTVLIWGVCSALRYGVHATSDTLLAFASGRSLWWAPLVLAGVLLLGGLLRGLLNRRPGWSDVASDGVDVALSNYHITYEDPADDPRPRYSLPAIRLALRKAVATLLTLGSGASGGLEGPVVLVGESLGAGVARLTRARSEHTLRTCQLAGIAAAVGTLLNAPFAAALFALEVVYGNRIVYRKLAYCLLAGITAYALNNRFLGFKPIFVAPPHAHTYTLGEYGLTALVAVAVSAPIALLFGLAMKHTRQVVERASPVLRGAMGALCTVLVAGGLYYVVGMDFRHVLGMGEYTIAQLLAGTSGPLSMWWFLLLIVGGKLLTTSFTVQSGGSAGMLIPSMVLGGVSGAATAQLLASVTGTGPADVTVFVVVGIASALVAVVGVPLAAIALVLEVFGSAYGPPAVLACCVTYVLTLRLSVYNEQRRVQAVAAAEPAAELGS, from the coding sequence ATGGCTGGCCGTCGAGAACCCCTGGACGAAGAGCAGCGCGCCCTCCACGACTCGTGGGACACGGTGCTGCGCACGGTGGGCCGGGTGATTCTGAGCACGGTGCTCATCTGGGGGGTGTGCTCGGCGCTGCGGTATGGCGTCCACGCCACCAGTGACACGCTGCTGGCGTTCGCTTCGGGGCGGAGCCTCTGGTGGGCGCCGCTGGTGCTCGCGGGCGTGCTGCTGCTGGGCGGACTGCTGCGAGGGCTGCTCAACCGCCGGCCCGGCTGGAGCGACGTGGCCTCGGACGGGGTGGACGTCGCGCTCTCCAACTACCACATCACCTACGAGGACCCGGCGGACGACCCGCGCCCGCGCTACTCGCTGCCCGCCATCCGGCTCGCCCTGCGCAAGGCGGTGGCGACGCTGCTGACGCTGGGCTCTGGCGCGTCGGGCGGACTGGAGGGTCCGGTGGTGCTCGTGGGCGAGTCCCTGGGCGCGGGCGTGGCGCGCCTGACCCGCGCCCGCTCCGAGCACACACTGCGCACCTGCCAGCTCGCGGGCATCGCCGCGGCGGTGGGGACGCTGCTCAACGCGCCGTTCGCAGCCGCGCTGTTCGCGCTGGAGGTCGTCTACGGCAACCGCATCGTCTACCGGAAGCTGGCGTACTGCCTCCTGGCGGGCATCACCGCGTACGCGCTCAACAACCGCTTCCTCGGCTTCAAGCCCATCTTCGTGGCCCCGCCGCACGCGCACACGTACACGCTGGGAGAGTATGGGCTCACCGCGCTGGTCGCCGTGGCCGTCTCGGCGCCCATCGCGCTGCTGTTCGGCCTGGCGATGAAGCACACGCGGCAGGTGGTGGAGCGCGCCAGCCCCGTGCTGCGCGGCGCCATGGGCGCGCTGTGCACCGTCCTGGTGGCCGGTGGGCTCTATTACGTCGTGGGCATGGACTTCCGGCACGTGCTGGGCATGGGCGAATACACCATCGCCCAACTGCTGGCGGGCACGTCGGGGCCGCTGTCGATGTGGTGGTTCCTGCTGCTCATCGTGGGCGGGAAGCTGCTCACCACGAGCTTCACGGTGCAGTCGGGCGGCTCGGCGGGCATGCTCATCCCGTCCATGGTGCTGGGAGGCGTGTCCGGCGCGGCCACCGCGCAGCTCCTGGCGTCGGTGACGGGGACGGGGCCCGCGGACGTGACGGTGTTCGTGGTGGTGGGCATCGCCTCCGCGCTGGTGGCGGTGGTCGGCGTGCCGCTGGCGGCCATTGCCCTGGTGCTGGAGGTGTTCGGGTCCGCGTATGGCCCGCCCGCCGTCCTCGCCTGCTGCGTCACGTATGTGCTGACGCTGCGGCTGTCCGTCTACAACGAGCAGCGCCGGGTGCAGGCGGTGGCGGCGGCGGAGCCCGCGGCGGAGCTGGGGAGCTGA
- a CDS encoding nuclear transport factor 2 family protein produces MTADTAGQRLETIRSYFRKVDEKDPTLSDLFTDDVRFFFPKFGPAQGKAALARFSERFGREVASLVHDLDGLVFTVDGDRIAVEGQERGVTRGGVSWPDGEISQGRFCTVFEFDGPLIRRIHIYVDPDFTNADQRRVHLFREDAPAATPREVAERYLQGMQAFRANPTAPETLAELLALFDEDADWSIDGDVARVPWIGPRRGRAGVGDFFRELVTHVEPRRFEVRTILADDETAVILGDLASLVKATGRLIESAFAFDMTVRDGRITRYRMFEDSHAVARAV; encoded by the coding sequence ATGACAGCCGACACGGCCGGGCAGCGTCTCGAGACGATCCGCAGCTACTTCCGCAAGGTGGACGAGAAGGACCCGACCTTGTCGGACCTCTTCACGGATGATGTGCGGTTCTTCTTCCCCAAGTTCGGACCGGCGCAGGGAAAGGCCGCGCTGGCACGGTTCAGCGAGCGGTTCGGGCGGGAGGTCGCCAGCCTGGTCCATGACCTCGACGGGCTCGTCTTCACGGTGGATGGGGACCGGATCGCCGTCGAGGGACAGGAGCGGGGCGTCACGCGAGGCGGCGTGAGCTGGCCGGACGGCGAGATTTCCCAGGGACGGTTCTGCACCGTCTTCGAGTTCGACGGCCCCTTGATTCGCCGGATCCACATCTACGTCGACCCGGACTTCACCAATGCCGACCAGCGGCGCGTCCACCTCTTCCGCGAGGACGCGCCAGCCGCCACGCCTCGTGAAGTGGCGGAGCGGTACCTCCAGGGGATGCAGGCGTTTCGCGCCAACCCCACCGCGCCGGAGACGCTCGCGGAGCTCCTCGCGCTCTTCGACGAGGACGCCGACTGGAGCATCGACGGTGACGTCGCGCGCGTCCCGTGGATTGGCCCCAGGCGTGGCCGCGCCGGGGTGGGCGACTTCTTCCGCGAGCTGGTGACCCACGTGGAGCCACGCCGCTTCGAGGTGCGCACCATCCTCGCGGACGACGAGACAGCGGTCATCCTGGGCGACCTCGCCTCGCTGGTGAAGGCCACGGGCCGGCTCATCGAATCGGCCTTCGCCTTCGACATGACCGTACGGGATGGCAGAATCACGCGCTATCGCATGTTCGAGGACAGCCACGCCGTGGCCCGGGCCGTCTGA
- a CDS encoding TetR/AcrR family transcriptional regulator, which translates to MAVRGRPRSFDRDAALAQAMSLFWAKGYEATQLADLMAAMKINPPSFYAAFGSKEQLFREAVELYLATRGAGSMKALAETAHARDAIQAMLLASADIALASPSRGGCLVSLGLVNCQSQNLPLREHMRALRRETVALIHQRLEQGVVDGELPAGLDVPRTATYYAMVMQGLSLQAQDGASAEELAGVVATAMSALDQDQASASKPAGRTGGSTKKQGAAARGRRRP; encoded by the coding sequence ATGGCTGTCCGGGGACGTCCGCGCAGCTTCGACCGTGACGCCGCGCTCGCGCAGGCCATGTCGCTCTTCTGGGCGAAGGGCTATGAGGCAACCCAGCTCGCCGACCTGATGGCGGCGATGAAGATCAACCCGCCGAGCTTCTATGCCGCCTTCGGCTCGAAGGAGCAGCTCTTCCGCGAGGCAGTCGAGCTCTACCTCGCCACGCGCGGCGCGGGCAGCATGAAGGCGCTGGCGGAGACGGCCCATGCCCGGGACGCCATCCAGGCGATGCTCCTGGCGAGCGCCGACATCGCGCTCGCGAGCCCTTCGCGCGGCGGCTGCCTGGTCAGCCTGGGGCTCGTCAACTGCCAGTCCCAGAACCTGCCGCTGCGTGAGCACATGCGGGCGCTGCGGCGCGAGACGGTGGCGCTCATCCACCAGCGCCTGGAGCAGGGGGTGGTGGATGGCGAGCTGCCCGCCGGACTCGATGTCCCGCGCACCGCGACCTACTACGCCATGGTGATGCAGGGGCTCTCCCTCCAGGCCCAGGACGGTGCCTCAGCCGAGGAGCTGGCCGGCGTCGTCGCGACCGCGATGTCCGCGCTGGACCAGGACCAGGCCAGCGCCAGCAAGCCTGCCGGGCGCACCGGGGGCTCCACGAAGAAGCAGGGCGCCGCCGCCCGAGGCCGTCGGCGACCGTGA
- a CDS encoding heavy metal translocating P-type ATPase — MSHPHSPPPSPAREAPAIDPVCGMKVDPSAPKGGHLEHEGLTYAFCNPRCRERFRSDPRRYLSPPQDAPPSPPPSSPGAVYVCPMDPEVRQSHPGACPKCGMALEPEAPPVPASQVEYVCPMHPEVVKDGPGSCPKCGMALEPRTVLAQEPPDPELQSMRLRFRVGLALTVPLLVLAMSDMIPGQPVQHAVSASVLAWAQLVLATPVVLWAGAPFFQRGWASVRNRHLNMFTLIALGTGAAYLFSVFATLAPQALPRGLRTGHGGSAPLYFEAAAVIVTLVALGQVLELRARHATSGALRALLSLAPPVARRIGAGGHEEDVPLASVQPGDTLRVRPGEKVPVDGVVLQGSSAVDESMVTGESLPVEKGPDAQVTGGTVNGTGSLLMRAERVGQDTLLSRIVQRVSEAQRTRAPIQRLADKVAAVFVPVVIAVAVVTAAVWALWGPEPRLAHAVVNAVAVLIIACPCALGLATPMSVMVGTGRGAQAGVLIRDAAALERLEAVDTLVVDKTGTLTEGKPRLVTVIPAPGMEELRLLRLAASLERGSEHPLAAAIVAGAKERGVTLAPVEDFRSITGQGVVGEVEGAEVALGNAALTDALGVHAGDLAARAEALRAEGQTVVLVAVEGKAAGLLGVEDPVKSSTPEALALLREEGLRVVMLTGDSQTTADAVARRLGITEVIAGVQPEAKGDAIRRLQQEGRVVAMAGDGVNDAPALAQADVGIAMGTGTDIAMESAAVTLVKGDLRAIARARRLSQGTLRNIRQNLFFAFVYNAVGVPLAAGVLYPVFGLLLSPIFASAAMSLSSVSVIGNALRLRTLKL; from the coding sequence ATGTCCCATCCCCATTCGCCTCCTCCCTCCCCGGCCAGGGAGGCGCCCGCCATCGACCCTGTCTGCGGCATGAAGGTCGACCCGAGCGCCCCGAAAGGCGGCCACCTGGAGCACGAGGGGCTCACCTACGCCTTCTGCAATCCCAGGTGCCGGGAGCGGTTTCGCTCGGACCCGCGGCGTTACCTCTCACCCCCGCAGGACGCGCCTCCGTCCCCGCCTCCGTCCTCGCCGGGCGCCGTGTACGTCTGCCCCATGGACCCGGAGGTCCGTCAGTCGCACCCCGGCGCCTGCCCCAAGTGCGGCATGGCGCTGGAACCCGAGGCGCCTCCCGTCCCCGCGTCCCAGGTGGAGTACGTGTGCCCGATGCACCCGGAGGTGGTGAAGGACGGTCCGGGGAGCTGCCCCAAGTGCGGCATGGCGTTGGAGCCGCGCACCGTCCTGGCGCAGGAGCCGCCGGACCCGGAGCTGCAATCCATGCGGCTGCGCTTCCGCGTGGGGTTGGCGCTCACGGTGCCGCTGCTCGTGCTGGCCATGTCGGACATGATTCCGGGGCAGCCGGTGCAGCACGCGGTGTCCGCGAGCGTGCTGGCCTGGGCGCAGCTCGTGCTGGCCACGCCCGTGGTGCTCTGGGCCGGCGCGCCCTTCTTCCAGCGCGGCTGGGCCTCGGTGCGCAACCGGCACCTCAACATGTTCACCCTCATCGCGCTGGGCACGGGCGCGGCGTATCTGTTCAGCGTCTTCGCCACGCTGGCGCCCCAGGCCCTGCCACGGGGCCTGCGTACGGGGCACGGCGGCTCCGCGCCCCTCTACTTCGAGGCCGCCGCCGTCATCGTCACCCTGGTGGCGTTGGGGCAGGTGTTGGAGCTGCGCGCCCGGCACGCTACGTCCGGCGCGCTGCGGGCCTTGCTCAGCCTCGCGCCGCCGGTGGCGCGGCGAATCGGCGCGGGCGGCCACGAGGAGGACGTTCCGCTCGCGAGCGTCCAGCCGGGTGACACGCTGCGCGTGCGCCCTGGCGAGAAGGTGCCGGTGGACGGCGTGGTGCTCCAGGGCTCCAGCGCCGTGGACGAATCCATGGTGACGGGCGAGTCGCTGCCCGTGGAGAAGGGCCCGGACGCGCAGGTGACGGGCGGCACGGTGAACGGCACCGGCTCCCTGCTGATGCGCGCCGAGCGCGTGGGCCAGGACACGTTGCTCTCGCGCATCGTCCAGCGGGTGAGCGAGGCCCAGCGCACCCGCGCGCCGATTCAGCGGCTCGCGGACAAGGTGGCGGCGGTCTTCGTGCCGGTGGTCATCGCGGTGGCGGTGGTGACGGCGGCCGTGTGGGCGCTCTGGGGGCCCGAGCCCCGGCTGGCGCACGCGGTGGTCAACGCGGTGGCGGTGCTCATCATCGCCTGCCCCTGCGCGCTGGGGTTGGCCACGCCCATGTCCGTCATGGTGGGCACGGGGCGCGGCGCCCAGGCGGGTGTCCTCATCCGCGACGCGGCGGCGCTGGAGCGGCTGGAGGCCGTGGACACCCTGGTGGTGGACAAGACAGGCACGCTCACCGAGGGCAAGCCGCGCCTCGTGACGGTGATTCCCGCGCCGGGCATGGAGGAGCTCCGGCTGCTGCGGCTGGCCGCGAGCCTGGAGCGTGGCAGCGAGCACCCGCTGGCCGCGGCCATCGTCGCGGGCGCGAAGGAGCGGGGCGTGACGCTGGCGCCCGTGGAGGACTTCCGCTCAATCACGGGGCAGGGCGTGGTGGGCGAGGTGGAGGGCGCCGAGGTGGCCCTGGGCAACGCGGCGCTGACGGATGCGCTGGGGGTCCATGCGGGAGACCTGGCGGCCCGCGCCGAGGCCCTGCGCGCCGAGGGCCAGACGGTGGTGCTGGTGGCGGTGGAGGGGAAGGCCGCGGGCCTGCTCGGCGTCGAGGACCCGGTGAAGTCCTCCACGCCGGAGGCCCTGGCGTTGCTGCGCGAGGAAGGGCTGCGCGTGGTGATGCTCACGGGCGACAGCCAGACGACGGCGGACGCGGTGGCGCGGCGGCTGGGCATCACCGAGGTCATCGCCGGGGTGCAGCCGGAGGCGAAGGGCGACGCCATCCGGCGGCTGCAGCAGGAGGGGCGGGTGGTGGCCATGGCCGGGGATGGCGTCAACGACGCGCCCGCGCTGGCGCAGGCGGACGTGGGCATCGCCATGGGGACGGGGACGGACATCGCGATGGAGAGCGCGGCGGTGACGCTGGTGAAGGGGGACCTGCGGGCCATCGCCCGGGCCCGGCGCCTGAGCCAGGGCACCCTGCGCAACATCCGGCAGAACCTCTTCTTCGCCTTCGTCTACAACGCCGTGGGCGTGCCGCTGGCGGCGGGCGTGCTCTATCCCGTCTTCGGTCTGCTCCTCAGCCCCATCTTCGCCAGCGCCGCGATGAGCCTCTCGTCGGTGTCCGTCATCGGCAACGCGCTCCGGCTGCGGACGCTGAAGCTGTAG
- a CDS encoding four-helix bundle copper-binding protein, giving the protein MAPAEVMKTDSDLNQCIEDCLACHRVCVETLTYCLGKGGKHAEAGHLRLLMDCAEICQTSANFMLRGSELHSRTCFACSEVCKRCAESCGRMGDDVVMKACADMCTRCSDSCWKMGGGVMPQTPNPEAAQRAADLPA; this is encoded by the coding sequence ATGGCCCCAGCCGAAGTGATGAAGACCGACAGTGACCTGAATCAGTGCATCGAGGACTGCCTGGCCTGCCACCGCGTCTGCGTGGAGACGCTGACGTACTGTCTGGGCAAGGGTGGCAAGCATGCGGAGGCCGGCCACCTGCGCCTGCTGATGGACTGCGCGGAAATCTGCCAGACGAGCGCGAACTTCATGCTGCGGGGCTCGGAGCTGCACAGCCGCACCTGCTTCGCCTGCTCGGAGGTCTGCAAGCGCTGCGCGGAGTCCTGCGGGCGCATGGGCGACGACGTGGTGATGAAGGCCTGCGCGGACATGTGCACCCGGTGTTCGGATTCGTGCTGGAAGATGGGGGGAGGCGTCATGCCGCAGACGCCCAACCCGGAGGCCGCCCAGCGCGCCGCCGACCTCCCCGCGTGA
- a CDS encoding aromatic ring-hydroxylating oxygenase subunit alpha — protein sequence MSPSGAPAGHISVVRLPNAWFILCASNELGDKPLARTLQGSPLVLFRGEGGKPAALVDRCPHRNVPLSLGRVKEGQLQCGYHGWRFDGEGQCRAIPGFLGEPGARARCATAHATREQDGFVWVYSTPGVEPTTEPYRFPLLEAREYTTVRRVLRAPGSLHATLENTLDVPHTAYLHGGLFRTEEKRNEIEVVVRRGADKVEAEYIGEPRPSGLVGKLLAPGGGVVQHFDRFLMPSIAQVEYRIGDASHVMVTSAMTPVSEWDTLVYAVVTFRLPVPRWLVRAALPLIMPVALHIFGQDARILRRQTETIRRFGTEAYASTEIDVLGPGILRLLRAAEREKPGAVGDAVHETRLKMRT from the coding sequence ATGAGCCCCTCTGGTGCGCCCGCTGGACATATCTCGGTCGTCCGCCTGCCCAACGCCTGGTTCATCCTGTGTGCTTCAAATGAGCTGGGAGACAAGCCCCTGGCGCGTACGCTCCAGGGCTCGCCCCTGGTGCTCTTCCGGGGCGAGGGCGGCAAGCCCGCGGCCCTGGTGGACCGCTGTCCGCACCGCAACGTGCCGCTGTCGCTGGGCCGGGTGAAGGAAGGCCAGCTCCAGTGCGGCTATCACGGCTGGCGCTTCGACGGCGAGGGCCAGTGCCGCGCCATCCCGGGCTTCCTCGGCGAGCCCGGCGCCCGCGCCCGCTGCGCCACGGCGCACGCCACGCGCGAGCAGGACGGCTTCGTCTGGGTCTACTCCACGCCGGGCGTCGAGCCCACCACGGAGCCCTACCGCTTCCCGCTGCTGGAGGCGCGCGAGTACACCACCGTGCGCCGGGTGCTGAGGGCCCCCGGCTCGCTGCACGCCACGCTGGAGAACACGCTGGACGTGCCGCACACCGCGTACCTCCACGGCGGGCTGTTCCGCACCGAGGAGAAGCGGAACGAAATCGAGGTGGTGGTGCGCCGCGGCGCAGACAAGGTGGAGGCGGAGTACATTGGCGAGCCGCGCCCCAGCGGGCTCGTGGGCAAGCTGCTCGCGCCGGGGGGCGGGGTGGTGCAGCACTTCGACCGCTTCCTGATGCCCTCCATCGCCCAGGTGGAGTACCGCATCGGTGACGCCAGCCACGTCATGGTGACGTCCGCGATGACGCCCGTGTCCGAATGGGACACGCTGGTGTACGCGGTGGTGACCTTCCGCCTGCCAGTCCCCCGCTGGCTGGTGCGCGCGGCGCTTCCGCTCATCATGCCCGTGGCGCTCCACATCTTCGGGCAGGACGCGCGCATCCTCCGGCGGCAGACGGAGACCATCCGCCGCTTCGGCACGGAGGCCTATGCCTCCACCGAAATCGACGTGCTCGGGCCCGGCATCCTCCGCCTGCTCCGCGCCGCCGAGCGCGAGAAGCCCGGCGCCGTGGGCGACGCCGTGCATGAAACACGGCTGAAGATGCGGACCTGA